One Etheostoma cragini isolate CJK2018 chromosome 18, CSU_Ecrag_1.0, whole genome shotgun sequence DNA window includes the following coding sequences:
- the col10a1b gene encoding collagen alpha-1(X) chain produces the protein MDLRVTSVLLVLLALAEATPERYYQKVSKTPYPVKSQAVAGQPGPPGPPGEPGPMGPSGPPGKSGMGHTGPPGPAGPPGPPGYSQAGKPGAPGGHGKPGSPGAPGERGAPGATGAMGPRGAPGPHGTPGPAGLSSPGKPGPAGIPGQTGPRGEPGLKGHPGIPGLPGNKGERGIGVPGVQGPPGAVGPMGPTGMPGKSGVGIPGATGYPGEPGKGGVPGRDGAPGPMGLPGPKGHTGAPGTGAPGKPGQNGTPGMPGPMGSKGPQGPAGQPGSPGMPGVGKTGEPGMPGSRGAPGTSGTTGQKGEPGPTGYTGQPGAVGPIGPAGPQGARGFQGEAGPQGPKGDTGMVGAPGPRGTKGEQGAQGFSGKPGVPGSVGPPGIPGHNGPQGQKGSQGHAGSPGLPGSHGAPGPKGHAGSPGGQGKSGENGMPGPMGPVGPPGPSGPSGLKGHPGLPGPPGPAGLTAKGISGPQGPPGVPGARGLDGQPGPAGPPGQPGPPGEVVYHHEKSMPMKSHEVVMSHEMMKAPMSAFSAVLTRAYPPAANPIQFNQVLYNGEQHYDEHSGVFTCQIPGLYYFSYHMHVNGANALVALYKNEEPVIFTYDEYNKGFLDQMSGSTVLMLNPGDRVYVQVPDEESNGIFAADNVHCSFSGFLIAST, from the exons ATGGACCTGAGGGTAACAAGCGTTCTCCTCGTCCTCCTAGCTCTGGCTGAGGCCACCCCTGAGAGGTACTACCAAAAAGTCAGCAAGACTCCCTATCCCGTCAAGAGTCAAG CTGTTGCAGGCCAACCAGGCCCCCCGGGTCCTCCAGGTGAGCCAGGACCAATGGGACCATCCGGACCTCCTGGAAAGAGTGGCATGGGGCATACTGGACCACCAGGTCCAGCAGGACCCCCCGGACCACCTGGTTACTCTCAAGCAGGTAAACCCGGCGCCCCAGGTGGTCACGGAAAACCAGGAAGCCCTGGAGCCCCTGGTGAGAGAGGTGCACCTGGCGCAACTGGAGCAATGGGGCCCAGAGGTGCACCTGGTCCACATGGAACACCTGGTCCTGCTGGACTTTCTTCTCCTGGAAAACCTGGACCCGCTGGCATCCCTGGGCAAACGGGACCAAGAGGAGAACCTGGTTTGAAGGGACATCCTGGTATTCCCGGCCTTCCTGGCAATAAAGGAGAAAGAGGCATTGGAGTTCCTGGGGTTCAGGGACCACCAGGTGCAGTTGGACCAATGGGCCCAACTGGAATGCCGGGCAAATCTGGAGTTGGCATACCTGGTGCCACTGGCTATCCTGGAGAACCTGGCAAGGGTGGCGTGCCAGGAAGAGATGGCGCTCCTGGGCCAATGGGTCTTCCAGGACCAAAGGGTCACACTGGGGCTCCAGGCACAGGAGCACCTGGAAAACCAGGTCAGAATGGTACCCCAGGTATGCCTGGACCTATGGGTTCTAAAGGTCCACAGGGTCCAGCTGGTCAGCCAGGGTCCCCTGGTATGCCAGGTGTTGGCAAAACGGGTGAACCTGGAATGCCAGGTAGCAGAGGAGCCCCCGGTACTTCAGGAACCACTGGTCAAAAAGGAGAGCCAGGGCCAACTGGTTATACTGGTCAGCCAGGTGCTGTTGGTCCTATCGGCCCAGCTGGTCCACAGGGTGCAAGAGGATTCCAGGGAGAGGCAGGCCCACAGGGACCCAAAGGCGACACTGGAATGGTAGGTGCACCAGGCCCAAGGGGTACCAAGGGTGAACAGGGAGCTCAGGGTTTCAGTGGAAAACCAGGTGTCCCTGGGTCAGTAGGTCCTCCAGGAATTCCAGGACATAATGGTCCTCAGGGTCAAAAGGGTTCACAAGGCCATGCTGGTAGCCCAGGACTTCCAGGTTCACATGGTGCCCCAGGACCAAAAGGCCATGCAGGCTCCCCAGGAGGACAAGGAAAAAGTGGTGAGAACGGAATGCCAGGACCCATGGGACCAGTTGGGCCACCTGGTCCATCAGGTCCCTCTGGACTTAAGGGCCATCCAGGTCTTCCAGGCCCACCTGGCCCAGCTGGCCTGACAGCGAAGGGAATTTCTGGTCCTCAAGGTCCACCTGGAGTCCCAGGTGCCAGAGGTCTAGACGGTCAACCAGGCCCTGCCGGTCCTCCTGGTCAACCTGGCCCACCAGGAGAGGTGGTCTACCATCATGAAAAGAGCATGCCAATGAAGTCCCACGAGGTTGTGATGTCTCATGAGATGATGAAGGCCCCCATGTCCGCCTTCAGTGCTGTGCTGACCAGAGCCTACCCCCCTGCTGCAAACCCTATTCAGTTTAACCAGGTTCTGTACAATGGGGAGCAACATTATGATGAGCACAGCGGTGTGTTTACCTGCCAGATCCCAGGCCTCTACTATTTCAGCTATCATATGCATGTCAATGGTGCCAATGCATTGGTGGCCCTCTACAAAAATGAGGAGCCCGTTATTTTCACCTATGATGAGTACAACAAAGGCTTCCTGGATCAGATGTCAGGCAGTACTGTCCTTATGCTGAACCCCGGTGACAGAGTCTATGTCCAGGTCCCTGATGAGGAGAGTAACGGCATATTTGCAGCAGATAATGTTCACTGCTCCTTCTCTGGGTTCTTGATTGCCTCAACGTGA